The following coding sequences lie in one Cloacibacillus sp. An23 genomic window:
- the nhaC gene encoding Na+/H+ antiporter NhaC, whose protein sequence is MAATDKKPSFAVALGTFVIIAAIIAYGLLGLGMDAHVPIAMAATAAALIGKFVVGVSWEDMEISVFNAITSSLGALLILITIGMLVGAWVQAGVVPGLIYYGFNLLSPGIFLLASLLICSIIGIAIGASWGVGATVGVALIGIAAGLDIPAPLTAGFILSGAYLGDKMSPLSDTTNLAPAVAGSNLFDHIRAMMWTTVPSYLIVCVIAVVLGTHYSGGGENFDASRIIAFQQIIAAEFDLNPLLVAIPPVVVIGLVLLKCPAIPGMVAGTLSASVIAMCHGVSLHDAMTAIHYGYESSVASKLAEASAADIPALLGEYGITGVTPEMAHEVGGMVTELLNRGGIDSMMWSLSMIMIALVLGGIMERCGYLSVLLNPLLYKVRRVGDFITLVVISCFVSNFFLGDQYLGIVVPGRMFREAVEKSDLSPRMLSRSLEDSGTLTAVLIPWTGCGAFQSNALGVPTLEYAPYCFLNIINPIFAIIISYLGIGIYWGSDKHDKVERRTELTFPREA, encoded by the coding sequence ATGGCAGCAACAGACAAAAAGCCCAGCTTTGCCGTAGCTCTTGGGACGTTCGTGATCATAGCGGCGATAATCGCCTACGGACTGCTCGGCCTCGGCATGGACGCCCACGTGCCTATCGCCATGGCCGCCACTGCGGCGGCGCTGATAGGCAAGTTCGTCGTCGGCGTCTCGTGGGAGGACATGGAAATCTCGGTCTTCAACGCTATCACCTCCTCTCTCGGAGCCCTTCTAATCCTGATAACGATAGGGATGCTCGTCGGCGCGTGGGTGCAGGCCGGCGTCGTGCCCGGACTTATCTACTACGGCTTCAATCTTCTTTCCCCCGGCATTTTTCTTCTCGCTTCGCTGCTGATATGCTCCATCATAGGCATAGCGATAGGCGCCTCGTGGGGCGTCGGCGCGACTGTCGGCGTCGCGCTCATCGGCATAGCCGCCGGGCTTGACATCCCCGCCCCTCTCACGGCCGGCTTCATCCTGTCGGGAGCGTACCTCGGAGACAAAATGTCCCCGCTCTCCGACACGACGAACCTCGCTCCGGCCGTCGCCGGGTCGAACCTTTTCGACCACATCCGCGCGATGATGTGGACGACCGTGCCGTCGTACCTCATAGTCTGTGTGATAGCCGTCGTCCTCGGAACGCATTACTCCGGCGGCGGAGAGAATTTCGACGCGAGCCGCATAATCGCCTTCCAGCAGATCATCGCCGCGGAGTTCGACCTTAACCCGCTGCTCGTCGCGATACCGCCGGTCGTGGTAATCGGCCTCGTACTTCTCAAGTGCCCCGCTATACCGGGAATGGTCGCGGGAACTCTTTCCGCCTCCGTCATAGCGATGTGCCACGGAGTCAGCCTCCACGACGCGATGACCGCGATACACTACGGCTACGAATCCTCCGTCGCCTCCAAGCTCGCCGAAGCCTCCGCAGCCGACATACCCGCGCTGCTGGGAGAGTACGGCATCACCGGAGTGACGCCTGAGATGGCGCACGAGGTAGGCGGCATGGTCACGGAGCTTCTGAACCGCGGCGGCATCGACAGCATGATGTGGTCGCTGTCGATGATCATGATAGCGCTCGTCTTGGGCGGCATAATGGAGCGCTGCGGATACCTCAGCGTCCTGCTCAACCCGCTGCTCTATAAAGTCCGCCGCGTCGGTGACTTCATCACGCTCGTCGTAATCTCCTGCTTCGTCAGCAACTTCTTCCTCGGCGACCAATATCTCGGAATCGTCGTCCCGGGGCGCATGTTCCGCGAAGCCGTAGAGAAGAGCGACCTCTCGCCGCGTATGCTCTCCCGTTCGCTCGAGGACAGCGGAACTCTCACGGCCGTCCTCATTCCATGGACGGGCTGCGGAGCCTTCCAATCGAACGCGCTCGGCGTGCCTACGCTCGAGTACGCGCCATACTGCTTCCTGAACATAATCAACCCGATATTCGCGATAATCATCTCCTACCTCGGCATAGGCATATACTGGGGCTCCGACAAGCACGACAAGGTCGAACGGCGCACGGAGCTCACATTCCCGAGGGAAGCGTAG
- a CDS encoding monomethylamine:corrinoid methyltransferase, giving the protein MSTFRMWEVFAKADEGPFYKDQAEWMLKSFIPNIRRVVKEYNIKYDGHTIVNQDDALADRVWAAAKDFFVSTGVYNQDTHRVMQFTEREVNEVLYTKRPKYLIGAGHDQRWLQVRAVEDKERRPFHLFSPDANFSTDIHKKACMAYLKEPLLDGLCAPLLEDFMGRKATSQNPTEVAAAMEHAMNLRDAQRLVGKPDVWTVSVGTAESAQAQIAAGNPVWGVRQSHLDGRMVSILTEMTTNNAMLNKSLHYRSYGNVFGNLCGAIFGGHAGGTEGTLVLQTAYNIEGACLYGSCWALNFPFHLKWQSTTTRELLWLQSVLSQAMSRNSNLIFLNNLFANAGPGTDQLYWECANHALATECSGGNPWGAATCRNKFTDMATPLESRFYHETSEASFKMRLTRAKAEEICQKIMEKYEKLIPIDNYGKHIQEVYDMERIVPRQEYLDQYERMRDELNKLGVEYAY; this is encoded by the coding sequence ATGTCAACGTTCAGAATGTGGGAAGTTTTCGCCAAAGCTGACGAGGGCCCGTTCTACAAGGACCAGGCCGAGTGGATGCTCAAGTCCTTCATCCCCAACATCAGAAGAGTAGTCAAAGAATACAACATCAAGTACGACGGACATACGATAGTCAACCAGGACGACGCGCTCGCCGACAGAGTGTGGGCCGCCGCGAAGGACTTCTTCGTTTCGACCGGCGTCTACAACCAGGACACCCACCGCGTAATGCAGTTCACCGAGCGCGAGGTCAACGAGGTGCTCTACACGAAGCGCCCGAAGTACCTCATCGGCGCAGGCCACGACCAGCGCTGGCTCCAGGTCCGCGCGGTAGAAGACAAGGAGCGCCGTCCGTTCCACCTCTTCAGCCCCGACGCGAACTTCAGCACCGACATCCACAAGAAGGCGTGCATGGCCTACCTGAAGGAACCTCTCCTCGACGGTCTTTGCGCTCCTCTGCTTGAGGACTTCATGGGCCGCAAGGCGACCTCGCAGAACCCGACCGAAGTCGCCGCCGCTATGGAGCACGCGATGAACCTCCGCGACGCGCAGCGCCTCGTCGGAAAGCCCGACGTGTGGACGGTCTCCGTCGGCACCGCCGAATCCGCGCAGGCCCAGATAGCCGCCGGAAACCCGGTCTGGGGCGTCCGCCAGTCGCACCTCGACGGCCGCATGGTCTCCATCCTCACCGAGATGACGACAAACAACGCGATGCTCAACAAGTCGCTGCACTACCGCTCATACGGGAACGTCTTCGGCAACCTCTGCGGAGCCATCTTCGGCGGACACGCGGGCGGCACCGAAGGGACGCTCGTCCTCCAGACGGCCTACAACATCGAGGGCGCGTGCCTCTACGGTTCCTGCTGGGCTCTGAACTTCCCGTTCCACCTCAAGTGGCAGTCCACGACGACGAGAGAGCTTCTCTGGCTCCAGAGCGTCCTCAGCCAGGCGATGTCGCGCAACTCGAACCTCATCTTCCTCAACAACCTCTTCGCGAACGCGGGCCCCGGCACCGACCAGCTCTATTGGGAGTGCGCCAACCACGCCCTCGCGACCGAGTGCTCCGGCGGCAACCCGTGGGGAGCCGCGACCTGCCGCAACAAGTTCACCGACATGGCGACGCCGCTCGAGTCCCGCTTCTATCACGAGACCTCCGAGGCTTCCTTCAAGATGCGCCTCACCAGAGCCAAGGCCGAAGAGATCTGCCAGAAGATCATGGAGAAGTACGAGAAGCTCATCCCGATCGACAACTACGGCAAGCACATCCAGGAAGTCTACGACATGGAGCGCATCGTGCCGCGCCAGGAATACCTCGACCAGTACGAGCGTATGCGCGACGAACTCAACAAGCTCGGCGTGGAGTACGCTTACTAA
- a CDS encoding uroporphyrinogen decarboxylase family protein: MNGKERVLKALRFEEVDRVPWVPFTGVHVAKLVGSNAEEMLKDGDILVKAVETAAERYYADGVCSAFDLQAEAEVLGCALHWSKNNPPAVTGHVLAQGKTLEDLPEFTKDKGRLPMFFDATKKLVERIGDKVAVFGLCCGPFTLALHLRGSAFIMDMMKKPDEAHKVLKFCAEITRRMGEWYMETGAHVVAVVDPMTSQIAPKHFEAFVSPYVKPVIDEVHGKGGIVTLFCCGNATKNIELMMQSKPDAVAFDEQVDLQFVKDLAYKYNVAFEGNIPLTTTLLFGSPRECVADVKKRIEIGGKRGYILSPGCDLPYDTPFYNLEAVGKYAATGEEPSDTAGFMSLEEALTNAEESGDVFEDVKIEPGKVFIEIVTLDSEGCAPCQYMCEAVKNVAPHYGDKLSWRESLIKSAAGIKRTQALGVSTLPTLLINNEVVFDNITPTEEALMKEIDKRLK, from the coding sequence ATGAACGGTAAAGAAAGAGTCCTCAAAGCCCTGCGTTTTGAAGAAGTAGACCGCGTGCCTTGGGTTCCATTCACCGGCGTACACGTCGCGAAGCTCGTAGGCTCTAACGCCGAGGAGATGCTCAAGGACGGGGACATTCTTGTAAAGGCCGTCGAGACCGCCGCCGAACGCTACTACGCCGACGGCGTATGCTCCGCCTTCGACCTCCAGGCCGAAGCGGAAGTTCTCGGCTGCGCGCTGCACTGGAGCAAGAACAACCCGCCCGCGGTCACGGGACACGTGCTCGCGCAGGGCAAGACGCTTGAAGACCTGCCCGAATTCACGAAGGACAAGGGACGCCTGCCGATGTTCTTCGACGCGACGAAGAAGCTCGTCGAGCGCATAGGCGACAAGGTAGCCGTCTTCGGTCTCTGCTGCGGGCCGTTCACTCTCGCGCTGCACCTTCGCGGCTCGGCTTTCATCATGGATATGATGAAGAAGCCCGACGAGGCGCACAAGGTCCTCAAATTCTGCGCGGAAATCACGCGCCGCATGGGCGAGTGGTACATGGAGACCGGCGCGCACGTCGTCGCGGTCGTTGACCCGATGACGAGCCAGATAGCGCCGAAGCACTTCGAGGCCTTCGTCTCGCCCTACGTGAAACCCGTCATTGACGAAGTACACGGCAAGGGCGGCATCGTGACGCTCTTCTGCTGCGGCAACGCGACGAAGAACATTGAGCTGATGATGCAGAGCAAGCCGGACGCGGTCGCCTTCGACGAACAGGTGGACCTGCAGTTCGTCAAAGACCTCGCCTACAAGTACAACGTCGCATTCGAGGGCAACATCCCGCTCACGACGACGCTGCTCTTCGGCTCGCCGCGCGAGTGCGTCGCCGACGTGAAGAAGCGCATCGAGATAGGCGGAAAGCGCGGCTACATACTTTCGCCGGGCTGCGACCTGCCCTACGACACTCCGTTCTACAATCTTGAAGCCGTCGGAAAGTACGCCGCGACGGGCGAAGAGCCCTCCGACACCGCTGGCTTCATGTCGCTCGAAGAGGCGCTTACCAACGCCGAGGAATCCGGCGACGTATTCGAAGACGTAAAAATCGAGCCGGGCAAGGTGTTCATAGAGATAGTGACGCTCGACTCCGAAGGCTGCGCGCCGTGCCAGTACATGTGCGAAGCCGTCAAGAACGTAGCGCCGCACTACGGCGACAAGCTCTCGTGGCGCGAGTCGCTGATCAAGAGCGCCGCCGGCATCAAGCGCACGCAGGCTCTCGGCGTCTCAACGCTGCCGACGCTGCTCATCAACAACGAAGTCGTCTTCGACAACATCACGCCGACCGAAGAAGCGCTGATGAAGGAGATAGACAAGAGGCTGAAATAG